In one Ascaphus truei isolate aAscTru1 chromosome 16 unlocalized genomic scaffold, aAscTru1.hap1 SUPER_16_unloc_1, whole genome shotgun sequence genomic region, the following are encoded:
- the NONO gene encoding non-POU domain-containing octamer-binding protein: MQGNRGYKMEQQNHAPRKQVQHLEDSPTNGQQINSPNEGVTIDLKNFRKPGEKTFTQRSRLFVGNLPSDVTEDELRKLFEKYGKAGEIFIHKDKGFGFIRLETRTLAELDNMPLRGKQLRVRFACHSAALSVRNLPQFVSNELLEESFSIFGQVERAVVIVDDRGRATGKGIVEFAGKPSARKALDRCGDGSYLLTAFPRPVTVEPMDQYDDEEGLPEKLIAKNQMFHKEREQPPRFAQPGSFEYEYAMRWKSLIEMEKQQQEQVDRNIKEAQEKMEVEMEASRHEHQVMLMRQDLMRRQEELRRMEEMHNQEMQKRKQLELRHEEERRRREEEARRQQEEMLRRQQEGFKGNYPDSREADMRMAQMAMPGISNRVPLGSSSVPAVASTGPSALMAEGAAIGMTSPPPERFGQTPNMEGLGGTNQPAFPRGAPGGDFGPNKRRRY, from the exons ATGCAGGGAAACCGAGGCTATAAGATGGAGCAGCAGAATCATGCTCCCCGGAAACAGGTGCAGCATCTGGAGGATTCACCCACCAATGGGCAGCAGATCAACAGCCCTA ATGAAGGGGTCACCATCGATCTGAAGAACTTCCGTAAGCCCGGGGAGAAGACATTCACCCAGCGAAGCCGTCTGTTTGTGGGGAACCTGCCGTCTGACGTCACAGAAGATGAGCTGCGCAAATTGTTCGAAAAGTATGGCAAGGCGGGGGAGATCTTCATACACAAGGACAAAGGCTTTGGCTTCATCAGACTG GAAACGCGCACCCTGGCAGAGCTGGATAATATGCCTCTGCGTGGGAAGCAGCTGCGTGTACGCTTCGCCTGTCACAGCGCGGCCCTGTCTGTGCGGAACCTGCCTCAGTTTGTGTCCAATGAGCTGCTGGAGGAGTCCTTCTCCATATTTGGTCAGGTGGAGAGAGCTGTGGTGATTGTGGATGATCGTGGAAGGGCAACAGGCAAAGGCATTGTGGAGTTTGCAGGGAAGCCATCTGCTCGGAAGGCTCTGGACAGATGTGGTGACGGGTCCTATCTTCTCACAGC GTTTCCCCGTCCTGTAACTGTGGAACCTATGGACCAGTATGATGACGAGGAAGGACTCCCCGAAAAACTAATTGCCAAGAACCAGATGTTTCACAA GGAGCGGGAGCAGCCTCCTCGCTTTGCTCAGCCCGGCTCCTTTGAGTATGAGTATGCCATGCGCTGGAAGTCCCTGATCGagatggagaagcagcagcaggaaCAAGTGGACCGTAATATCAAGGAGGCACAGGAGAAGATGGAGGTGGAGATGGAGGCATCTCGGCACGAGCACCAGGTTATGCTCATGCGGCAAG ATTTAATGAGGCGTCAGGAGGAGCTGCGCAGGATGGAGGAGATGCACAATCAGGAGATGCAGAAACGCAAGCAGCTGGAGCTCAG ACATGAGGAGGAGCGCCGCAGACGTGAGGAGGAGGCTCGCAGGCAGCAAGAAGAGATGTTAAGACGTCAGCAAGAGGGATTTAAAGGCAACTACCCTGATTCT AGAGAAGCGGACATGCGGATGGCACAGATGGCCATGCCAG GGATAAGTAACCGTGTCCCGCTGGGCAGCAGTAGTGTTCCTGCTGTGGCCAGCACAGGGCCCAGCGCTTTAATGGCAGAGGGGGCCGCGATTGGAATG acctctcccccccctgagcGCTTCGGACAGACCCCGAATATGGAAGGTCTCGGAGGAACTAACCAGCCTGCGTTCCCACGCGGGGCCCCTGGGGGAGATTTTGGTCCTAACAAACGCCGACGATATTga